The following coding sequences are from one Kosakonia sp. H02 window:
- the csgD gene encoding biofilm master transcriptional regulator CsgD, whose amino-acid sequence MFNDVHSSVIPLLLLITKPSLQATALLQHLKKALALPGKLQNIQRSLDDVPPQSVVIFDMMDADKKSIHHWQTALARSNKNLKLLLLNTPNEYPFHEIESWPNITGVFYASDDQTQLIDGLQGIRRGECYFSQKLANYLITHAGNYRYYSNESSLLTHREKEILNKLRVGASNIEIARSLFISENTVKTHLYNLFRKIAVKNRTQAVSWANDNLRR is encoded by the coding sequence ATGTTTAATGATGTCCATAGTTCTGTCATTCCTCTTTTATTGTTGATTACGAAACCGTCATTACAGGCAACAGCGCTGTTACAGCATTTAAAAAAAGCGCTGGCATTGCCAGGAAAATTGCAGAATATTCAACGATCTCTTGACGATGTTCCGCCACAAAGCGTTGTTATATTCGATATGATGGATGCCGATAAAAAAAGCATTCATCACTGGCAAACGGCTTTAGCCCGGTCTAACAAGAATTTGAAATTACTGTTATTAAACACACCTAATGAATATCCCTTTCATGAAATCGAAAGCTGGCCAAATATCACTGGTGTCTTTTACGCATCAGACGATCAGACTCAACTCATCGACGGATTACAGGGGATCAGGCGTGGAGAGTGTTATTTTTCGCAGAAACTTGCTAACTATCTGATTACTCACGCCGGAAATTATCGTTATTACAGCAATGAATCCTCTTTGCTCACGCACCGCGAAAAAGAGATCCTCAACAAGCTGCGGGTTGGCGCATCAAATATTGAAATAGCCCGCTCTCTGTTTATTAGCGAAAATACCGTTAAAACCCATCTTTATAATCTTTTCAGGAAGATAGCGGTTAAAAATCGCACCCAGGCTGTCTCCTGGGCTAACGATAACCTCAGGCGATAA
- the csgB gene encoding curli minor subunit CsgB, with the protein MKSKMVFMMLTMLTGPGIATAAGYDLAGSEYNLSLNELNQVANIDQRGNNNNALINQNGSKLTGVISQQGGRNSSQVNQSGSDNFAYIAQAGNANQANITQGAYGNSAVILQKGSGNRADIMQYGTQKTAVVVQRQSQMAIRVIQR; encoded by the coding sequence ATGAAAAGCAAAATGGTTTTTATGATGTTAACCATGCTGACGGGGCCGGGTATTGCCACCGCAGCAGGCTATGACCTGGCAGGTTCTGAATATAATTTGTCGCTCAATGAGTTAAATCAGGTGGCGAATATTGATCAGCGTGGCAACAATAATAATGCGCTTATTAATCAGAACGGTTCAAAATTAACAGGCGTTATTTCCCAGCAGGGTGGGCGTAATTCCTCGCAGGTAAATCAAAGCGGTAGCGATAACTTTGCTTATATTGCCCAGGCAGGAAATGCCAATCAGGCAAATATTACGCAAGGAGCTTACGGAAATAGCGCAGTGATATTGCAAAAGGGCTCGGGTAACCGGGCCGATATAATGCAATACGGTACTCAAAAGACGGCAGTTGTAGTGCAAAGACAGTCGCAAATGGCCATCCGCGTTATTCAACGCTAA
- the csgA gene encoding curli major subunit CsgA encodes MKLFKVAAVAAIVVSASAFAGSVPQYGHGGGGSSGPNSELSIYQYGSANAALALQTDARNSDLTITQHGSANAADVGQGSDESTIDLLQSGSHNNATLDQWNSRESDISVRQFGGGNAALVNQTASASSVTVQQTGFGNNATANQY; translated from the coding sequence ATGAAACTTTTCAAAGTGGCAGCAGTAGCAGCGATTGTTGTTTCAGCCAGCGCCTTTGCCGGCAGTGTTCCGCAATATGGTCACGGCGGTGGCGGCAGTAGCGGCCCGAATTCTGAATTGAGTATCTATCAATACGGCAGTGCTAACGCTGCGCTGGCACTGCAAACCGATGCGCGCAACTCCGATCTCACTATCACGCAACACGGCTCTGCCAACGCTGCGGATGTAGGGCAAGGCTCGGATGAGAGTACCATTGATTTACTGCAAAGTGGCTCGCATAACAATGCGACGCTTGATCAGTGGAACAGCCGCGAGTCTGATATTTCAGTGCGTCAGTTTGGTGGCGGGAACGCCGCGCTGGTTAACCAGACGGCATCAGCCTCGTCGGTTACCGTGCAGCAAACGGGCTTTGGTAATAACGCCACCGCCAATCAGTACTGA
- the csgC gene encoding curli assembly chaperone CsgC — MPNLVLLAALTSQITFTTAHQGDIYTITPLVEVAQPCVCQVQIITERESAGGVSQSRQRSLMNLNANQPTALSHLTMNIPAQAKVSITVTVTDGQSLQLIQQWSPEH, encoded by the coding sequence ATGCCAAATCTGGTATTGCTGGCCGCGCTAACCAGCCAGATCACATTTACCACGGCGCATCAGGGCGATATTTATACCATCACCCCGCTGGTGGAAGTGGCACAGCCGTGCGTCTGTCAGGTCCAAATCATTACCGAACGCGAAAGTGCAGGGGGCGTAAGCCAGAGCCGACAACGCAGCCTGATGAACCTTAATGCCAACCAACCTACCGCACTTTCACACCTCACGATGAATATCCCGGCGCAGGCGAAAGTCAGCATTACTGTCACCGTCACGGATGGTCAGTCCCTGCAACTGATCCAGCAGTGGTCTCCGGAGCATTGA
- the ymdB gene encoding O-acetyl-ADP-ribose deacetylase, producing the protein MESRMQVLHGDITTLDVDVIVNAANSSLLGGGGVDGAIHRAAGPELLEACRQVRQEQGECPPGHAVITTAGNLKAKAVIHAVGPVWRGGNDNEAHLLEDAYRNSLKLADANSYTTIAFPAISTGIYGYPKAAAAEIAVNTVSDYLTRHSLLRQIYFVCYDDETTRLYQRLLTQQGDEPTT; encoded by the coding sequence ATGGAATCACGGATGCAGGTACTTCATGGGGATATCACCACCCTCGATGTGGATGTCATTGTCAATGCGGCAAATTCATCGCTGCTTGGCGGTGGCGGTGTGGATGGCGCAATCCACCGCGCGGCAGGGCCTGAACTACTGGAAGCGTGCCGGCAAGTGCGTCAGGAACAGGGCGAGTGTCCGCCTGGCCATGCGGTGATCACCACTGCGGGAAATCTGAAAGCGAAGGCGGTAATCCACGCCGTTGGGCCTGTCTGGCGCGGCGGGAATGACAATGAAGCCCATTTGCTGGAAGACGCCTATCGAAACAGCCTGAAGCTCGCCGATGCGAATAGCTATACCACTATCGCGTTTCCCGCGATCAGCACCGGGATATATGGCTACCCGAAAGCGGCAGCCGCGGAGATAGCCGTAAACACCGTTTCGGATTATCTAACCCGCCATTCTCTGTTACGGCAGATATACTTTGTCTGCTATGACGATGAAACTACCCGACTCTATCAACGCCTACTCACCCAACAGGGCGACGAACCCACCACCTGA
- a CDS encoding phospholipase D family protein: MKLPDSINAYSPNRATNPPPDSRLGRAIAPVCDAHPGLCGLHILDDSLDAFVARYRLAEMAERTLDVQYYIWEDDTSGRLLMLALLAAADRGVQVRLLLDDNNTIGMDGVLRQLDNHPNIQVRLFNPFSFRTLRALGYLTDFARLNRRMHNKSFTVDGVVTLVGGRNIGDAYFGIGEEPLFTDLDVMAIGPVVADVAHDFLRYWNSASVSSLSNVLSLSPEEIAERIRLPESWRNDITAVRYQEKLASTQFATHLENRSLPLLWAKTRLLSDDPRKGEGKARDHTLLPQRLLNVMGKPDKQIDIISAYFVPGRAGVALLLQLARKGVKIAILTNSLAANDVTVVHAGYARWRKKLLRHGIELYELKPTSGAPHPHPVHDRGLTGNSGSSLHAKTFSIDGEKVFIGSFNFDPRSAVLNTEMGFVIDSESLALQIHHRFLRSQRDITWQLRLDRFGRINWVEKQDGKEVVLKKEPQTRLWQRILVRLVYWLPVEWLL, from the coding sequence ATGAAACTACCCGACTCTATCAACGCCTACTCACCCAACAGGGCGACGAACCCACCACCTGATTCCCGGCTCGGGCGCGCAATTGCGCCCGTTTGCGATGCGCATCCAGGGCTGTGCGGTTTACATATCCTTGATGACAGCCTTGATGCGTTTGTCGCCCGTTACCGGCTGGCGGAAATGGCAGAGCGAACGCTGGATGTGCAGTATTACATCTGGGAAGACGACACCTCAGGCCGGTTGTTGATGTTAGCGCTGCTGGCCGCAGCGGATCGTGGCGTGCAGGTTCGGTTGCTGCTGGACGACAACAACACCATCGGCATGGACGGCGTTCTGCGCCAGCTCGATAACCATCCCAATATTCAGGTGCGTCTGTTTAACCCTTTCTCGTTTCGAACGTTGCGTGCGCTGGGCTATCTGACAGATTTCGCCAGGCTCAACCGGCGTATGCACAACAAAAGTTTCACCGTTGATGGCGTAGTGACGCTGGTGGGCGGGCGCAATATTGGCGATGCCTATTTTGGGATTGGCGAAGAGCCGCTCTTTACCGATCTGGACGTGATGGCGATAGGGCCGGTAGTGGCTGATGTGGCCCACGATTTTTTGCGTTACTGGAACTCGGCTTCGGTCTCGTCGCTGAGCAACGTGCTTTCTCTGTCTCCCGAGGAAATCGCCGAGCGCATCCGTTTGCCGGAAAGCTGGCGAAATGACATTACGGCGGTGCGTTACCAGGAAAAACTGGCTTCTACGCAATTTGCCACTCATCTGGAAAACAGGTCGTTGCCGCTGTTATGGGCGAAAACGCGCTTACTCAGCGATGATCCCCGCAAAGGGGAGGGAAAAGCCCGCGACCACACGCTGCTGCCCCAACGCCTGCTCAATGTGATGGGGAAACCTGACAAGCAGATTGATATTATCTCTGCCTACTTTGTACCGGGGCGAGCCGGGGTCGCGCTGTTGCTGCAACTGGCGCGCAAAGGGGTGAAGATAGCTATTCTCACCAACTCCCTGGCGGCGAATGACGTGACGGTGGTGCACGCCGGTTATGCACGCTGGCGTAAAAAATTACTGCGCCACGGCATCGAACTCTATGAACTGAAACCCACCAGCGGCGCACCACATCCACACCCGGTCCACGACCGAGGTTTAACGGGGAACTCCGGCTCCAGCTTGCATGCCAAAACGTTCAGCATTGACGGGGAAAAGGTGTTTATCGGTTCGTTTAATTTCGACCCGCGCTCGGCGGTGTTGAACACGGAAATGGGTTTTGTGATCGATAGCGAATCGCTGGCACTGCAAATCCATCACCGTTTTTTACGCAGCCAGCGCGATATCACCTGGCAACTGCGCCTCGACAGATTCGGGAGAATTAATTGGGTTGAAAAGCAGGACGGCAAAGAGGTGGTGTTGAAAAAGGAGCCACAGACCCGGCTCTGGCAGCGTATCCTGGTGCGGCTGGTTTACTGGTTGCCGGTGGAGTGGCTGCTCTGA
- the mdoC gene encoding glucans biosynthesis protein MdoC, whose product MTKAPAQREYFLDSIRAWLMLLGIPFHISLIYSSHMWHVNSAYPSWWLTLFNDAIHAFRMQVFFVISGYFSYMLYLRYPLKRWWKVRVERVGIPMLTAIPLLTLPQFIMLQYVKDNAVDWHTLSTYDKFNTLSWELISHLWFLLVLVVLTTVSMWLFKKIRNNADRLLGTISLGQLSLWFLFLGIAWAAFRRLVFVLYPDILRDALFNFAVMQTLFYIPFFLLGALAFINPRLKSLFTTPSPWCIVGSVLAFVAYLLNQRYGNGDAWLYETEAVITMLLGLWMVNVVFSLGHRLLNFQSARVSYFVNASLFIYLVHHPLTLLFGAWITPHIQSNLLGFITGLVFVVGIAVLLYEIHLRIPLLRFLFSGKPQEKTAKNHAHAG is encoded by the coding sequence ATGACCAAAGCCCCCGCACAACGAGAATATTTCCTTGATTCCATCCGCGCGTGGTTAATGCTGCTTGGGATCCCGTTTCACATTTCACTCATTTACTCCAGCCATATGTGGCACGTGAATAGCGCCTACCCCTCATGGTGGTTGACGCTGTTTAATGATGCTATTCATGCGTTTCGCATGCAGGTGTTTTTTGTTATTTCCGGCTATTTTTCCTACATGTTGTACCTGCGCTACCCGCTGAAGCGCTGGTGGAAAGTGCGCGTAGAGCGCGTCGGTATTCCGATGCTCACTGCCATTCCGCTGTTGACGCTGCCGCAATTTATTATGTTGCAATATGTGAAAGATAACGCCGTCGACTGGCACACTCTGTCGACGTACGACAAATTCAATACGCTGTCATGGGAACTGATTTCTCATTTATGGTTCCTGTTGGTGCTTGTCGTATTAACGACCGTCAGCATGTGGTTATTTAAAAAAATCAGAAACAATGCAGATCGCCTGCTCGGCACTATTTCGCTGGGTCAGCTTTCCCTGTGGTTCCTGTTTTTGGGTATCGCGTGGGCCGCGTTTCGCCGGCTTGTATTTGTGCTTTATCCCGATATATTGCGCGACGCGCTGTTTAATTTTGCCGTCATGCAGACCCTGTTTTACATCCCCTTTTTCTTACTTGGCGCGCTGGCGTTCATCAATCCTCGCCTGAAATCGCTGTTCACCACCCCTTCCCCGTGGTGCATAGTAGGCTCGGTGCTGGCGTTTGTCGCCTATCTGCTTAATCAGCGTTATGGCAATGGCGACGCGTGGCTGTATGAAACCGAAGCGGTGATTACGATGCTGCTGGGGTTGTGGATGGTAAATGTGGTCTTCTCGCTGGGTCACCGGCTGTTGAATTTCCAGTCCGCGCGGGTAAGTTACTTTGTTAACGCTTCGCTGTTTATCTACCTGGTTCACCATCCGCTAACGCTGCTGTTTGGTGCGTGGATCACCCCGCATATCCAGTCGAATTTACTGGGTTTTATCACCGGGTTGGTGTTTGTGGTGGGGATTGCCGTGCTGCTGTATGAAATCCATTTACGCATCCCGCTGTTGCGGTTCCTCTTCTCCGGCAAGCCGCAGGAGAAAACCGCGAAAAACCATGCCCACGCCGGGTAA
- the mdoG gene encoding glucans biosynthesis protein MdoG, whose product MMKMRWVGVAVLLSLYTSSGWAFSIDDVAKQAQSLAGKGYEAPKSNLPSVFREMKYADYQQIQFNHDKAYWNKTNTPFKLEFYHQGMYFDTPVTINEVTATAVRKIKYNPDFFNFGNIQHDKDTVKDLGFAGFKVLYPINSKDKNDEIVSMLGASYFRVIGAGQVYGLSARGLAIDTALPSGEEFPRFREFWIERPKPTDKRLTIYALLDSPRATGAYRFVIIPGRDTVVDVQSKVYLRDKVGKLGVAPLTSMFLFGPAQPSPATNYRPELHDSNGLSMLAGNGEWIWRPLNNPKHLAVSSYAMENPQGFGLLQRGRQFSRFEDIDDRYDLRPSAWVTPKGEWGKGKVELVEIPTNDETNDNIVAYWTPDQLPEAGKEMNFKYTITFSRDEDKLHAPDNAWVLQTRRSTGDVKQSNLIRQPDGTTAFVVDFTGQDMKKLPQDTPVTAQASIGDNGEIVENTVRYNPVTQGWRLMLRVKVKDPKKTTDMRAALVNADQTLSETWSYQLPANE is encoded by the coding sequence ATGATGAAAATGCGTTGGGTGGGTGTAGCTGTTCTGTTGTCACTTTATACGTCATCAGGCTGGGCCTTTTCTATCGACGATGTCGCAAAACAGGCTCAATCCCTGGCCGGCAAAGGTTACGAAGCGCCCAAAAGCAATTTACCCTCAGTGTTCCGCGAGATGAAATATGCGGACTATCAACAGATCCAGTTCAACCACGACAAAGCTTACTGGAACAAGACGAACACCCCGTTCAAGCTTGAGTTTTACCATCAGGGCATGTACTTCGACACGCCGGTGACCATCAACGAAGTGACCGCTACCGCTGTTCGCAAAATCAAATACAACCCGGACTTCTTCAATTTCGGCAATATCCAGCACGATAAAGACACGGTGAAAGACTTGGGGTTTGCCGGTTTCAAAGTGCTTTACCCCATCAATAGCAAAGATAAAAATGACGAAATCGTCAGCATGCTGGGCGCAAGCTATTTTCGCGTAATTGGCGCAGGTCAGGTCTATGGTCTTTCCGCGCGCGGTCTGGCTATCGACACGGCGCTGCCATCGGGTGAAGAATTTCCGCGTTTTCGCGAGTTCTGGATTGAGCGACCAAAACCGACCGACAAACGCCTGACTATCTACGCACTGCTGGATTCTCCGCGTGCCACCGGCGCTTACCGTTTTGTCATTATTCCGGGCCGCGATACGGTTGTGGATGTGCAATCCAAAGTGTACCTGCGCGACAAAGTGGGCAAACTGGGCGTTGCGCCGCTGACCAGCATGTTCCTGTTCGGGCCTGCGCAGCCGTCACCTGCTACCAACTACCGCCCGGAACTTCATGATTCCAATGGCCTGTCGATGCTGGCTGGCAACGGCGAGTGGATTTGGCGTCCACTGAACAACCCGAAACACCTGGCTGTCAGCAGCTACGCGATGGAAAACCCGCAGGGCTTTGGCCTGTTGCAGCGTGGCCGTCAGTTCTCCCGTTTTGAAGATATCGATGACCGCTACGATCTGCGCCCGAGCGCCTGGGTCACGCCAAAAGGTGAGTGGGGCAAAGGTAAAGTCGAGCTGGTTGAAATCCCGACCAATGATGAAACCAATGACAACATCGTTGCCTACTGGACGCCGGATCAACTGCCGGAAGCCGGGAAAGAGATGAACTTCAAATACACCATCACTTTCAGCCGTGACGAAGACAAACTCCATGCGCCGGACAACGCCTGGGTTCTGCAAACTCGCCGTTCAACCGGTGATGTGAAGCAGTCGAACCTTATTCGCCAGCCGGATGGTACCACCGCGTTTGTCGTGGATTTCACCGGGCAGGACATGAAAAAACTGCCGCAGGACACCCCTGTTACGGCGCAAGCCAGTATTGGCGATAACGGTGAGATTGTTGAAAACACCGTTCGCTATAATCCAGTGACGCAAGGTTGGCGTTTGATGCTGCGCGTGAAGGTTAAAGATCCGAAGAAAACGACGGACATGCGCGCTGCGCTGGTCAATGCCGATCAGACCCTGAGTGAAACCTGGAGCTATCAGCTACCTGCCAATGAATAA
- the mdoH gene encoding glucans biosynthesis glucosyltransferase MdoH yields MNKTTEYIDALPLPADQKAALPTESIRAVHEALDAEHRDWKREDDTPLGSVTARLEHSWPDSLAQGQLIKDDEGRAQLQAMPKAKRSSMFPDPWRTNPLGRFWDRLRGREVLPRYMARLTKEEQAQEQKWRTVGSIRRYILLVLTLAQTVVATWYMKTILPYQGWALINPTDMAGQDLLVSVMQLLPYVLQTGILILFAVLFCWVSAGFWTALMGFLQLLIGRDKYSISASTVGDEPLNPEHRTALIMPICNEDVDRVFAGLRATWESVKATGQQQHFDVYILSDSYNPDICVAEQKAWMELVAEVQGEGQIFYRRRRRRVKRKSGNIDDFCRRWGSQYSYMVVLDADSVMSGDCLTGLVRLMEANPNAGIIQSSPRASGMDTLYARCQQFATRVYGPLFTAGLHFWQLGESHYWGHNAIIRVKPFIEHCALAPLPGEGSFAGSILSHDFVEAALMRRAGWGVWIAYDLPGSYEELPPNLLDELKRDRRWCHGNLMNFRLFLVKGMHPVHRAVFLTGVMSYLSAPLWFMFLALSTALQVVHALTEPQYFLQPRQLFPVWPQWRPELAIALFASTMVLLFLPKLLSIILVWCKGPKEYGGFFRVTLSLLLEVLFSVLLAPVRMLFHTVFVVSAFLGWEVVWNSPQRDDDSTPWGEAFMRHGSQLLLGLVWAVGMAWLDLRFLFWLAPIVFSLILSPFVSVISSRATVGLRTKRWKLFLIPEEYSPPQVLVDTDRYLELNRSRSLEEGFMHAVFNPSFNALATAMATARHRASHVLEIARDRHVEQALNETPEKLNRDRRLVLLSDPVTLSRLHYRVWSAPERYLSWVSYYEKLKLNPLALKAK; encoded by the coding sequence ATGAATAAGACAACTGAGTATATCGACGCGCTGCCGCTTCCGGCTGACCAGAAGGCGGCGCTGCCGACGGAAAGTATTCGCGCCGTGCATGAGGCGCTGGATGCGGAACACAGGGACTGGAAGCGTGAAGACGATACGCCGCTGGGTTCTGTTACCGCACGTCTGGAGCACAGCTGGCCGGACTCACTGGCGCAAGGGCAGCTCATCAAAGACGACGAAGGACGCGCACAGTTGCAGGCGATGCCGAAAGCTAAACGTTCTTCCATGTTTCCCGATCCCTGGCGCACCAACCCCCTTGGTCGATTCTGGGATCGCCTGCGCGGGCGCGAAGTCCTGCCACGCTATATGGCGCGGTTGACCAAAGAGGAGCAGGCGCAGGAGCAGAAATGGCGTACCGTCGGATCGATCCGCCGTTACATCCTGCTGGTGCTGACGCTGGCGCAAACCGTCGTTGCCACCTGGTACATGAAAACCATCCTGCCTTATCAGGGCTGGGCGCTGATCAATCCTACCGATATGGCAGGCCAGGATCTGTTGGTTTCCGTGATGCAGCTTCTGCCTTATGTGCTGCAAACCGGCATCCTGATCCTGTTCGCTGTATTGTTCTGCTGGGTGTCCGCCGGTTTCTGGACGGCATTAATGGGCTTTTTGCAACTGCTGATCGGTCGTGATAAGTACAGCATTTCAGCCTCGACAGTGGGCGATGAGCCGCTTAATCCGGAACATCGCACCGCGCTTATCATGCCTATCTGTAACGAAGACGTGGACCGCGTGTTCGCAGGCCTGCGCGCCACCTGGGAGTCCGTGAAAGCCACCGGGCAGCAACAGCATTTTGACGTTTATATCTTGAGTGACAGTTACAACCCGGATATCTGCGTCGCTGAGCAAAAAGCCTGGATGGAGCTGGTGGCTGAAGTGCAGGGCGAAGGGCAGATCTTCTACCGCCGCCGTCGCCGCCGCGTAAAACGTAAAAGCGGCAATATTGATGACTTCTGCCGCCGCTGGGGCAGCCAGTACAGCTATATGGTGGTGCTGGATGCGGACTCGGTGATGTCCGGTGACTGCCTGACTGGCCTGGTACGCCTGATGGAAGCCAATCCGAACGCCGGGATCATTCAGTCTTCGCCGCGCGCTTCCGGTATGGACACGCTGTATGCGCGTTGCCAGCAGTTTGCGACTCGCGTCTACGGGCCGTTGTTCACCGCCGGTCTGCATTTCTGGCAGTTGGGTGAATCCCACTACTGGGGTCATAACGCCATTATCCGCGTGAAGCCGTTTATCGAGCATTGTGCGCTGGCTCCGCTGCCGGGTGAAGGCTCGTTCGCCGGTTCTATTCTGTCCCATGACTTCGTGGAAGCTGCGTTAATGCGCCGTGCCGGTTGGGGCGTGTGGATCGCCTACGATCTGCCGGGCTCTTATGAAGAGCTGCCGCCAAACCTGCTTGATGAGCTGAAGCGCGATCGTCGCTGGTGTCACGGTAACCTGATGAACTTCCGCCTGTTCCTGGTGAAAGGGATGCACCCGGTGCATCGCGCTGTGTTCCTGACGGGGGTGATGTCTTATCTCTCTGCGCCGCTGTGGTTTATGTTCCTTGCGCTCTCCACCGCCTTGCAGGTGGTGCATGCCCTGACGGAACCGCAGTACTTCCTGCAACCGCGCCAGTTGTTCCCGGTGTGGCCGCAGTGGCGTCCGGAGCTGGCCATCGCGCTGTTCGCATCGACCATGGTGCTGCTATTCCTGCCGAAACTGCTGAGCATTATTCTGGTGTGGTGCAAAGGGCCGAAAGAGTACGGCGGCTTTTTCCGAGTGACGCTGTCGCTGCTGCTGGAAGTGCTCTTCTCCGTGCTGCTGGCACCGGTGCGTATGCTGTTCCACACGGTGTTCGTGGTCAGTGCGTTCCTCGGCTGGGAAGTGGTGTGGAATTCGCCGCAGCGTGATGATGACTCCACGCCGTGGGGTGAAGCCTTTATGCGCCACGGCTCTCAGCTGCTGCTGGGGCTGGTGTGGGCCGTGGGTATGGCGTGGCTGGATCTGCGTTTCCTGTTCTGGCTGGCACCTATTGTCTTCTCGCTGATCCTCTCGCCGTTTGTCTCGGTGATTTCCAGCCGTGCGACAGTGGGCCTGCGCACCAAACGCTGGAAGCTGTTCCTGATCCCGGAAGAGTATTCTCCGCCGCAGGTACTGGTGGATACAGACCGCTATCTGGAACTGAACCGCTCGCGCTCACTGGAAGAGGGTTTTATGCACGCGGTGTTTAACCCGTCCTTTAACGCGCTGGCGACGGCAATGGCAACCGCGCGCCACCGTGCAAGCCACGTGCTGGAGATCGCCCGCGATCGCCATGTTGAGCAGGCACTTAACGAAACGCCTGAGAAGCTCAACCGCGATCGCCGTCTGGTGTTATTAAGCGATCCTGTGACGCTCTCGCGGCTGCATTATCGCGTCTGGTCAGCACCAGAACGGTATCTGTCCTGGGTGAGCTATTACGAAAAGTTGAAGCTTAACCCGCTGGCGTTAAAGGCGAAGTAA
- a CDS encoding YceK/YidQ family lipoprotein, translated as MKVILVVVMACLLSGCGSIISRAIPGQGHGNQYYPGVQWDVRDSAWRYITVLDLPFSLVFDTLLLPLDAHHGPYE; from the coding sequence GTGAAAGTGATTCTGGTCGTCGTGATGGCGTGTTTACTGAGCGGGTGTGGCAGCATTATCAGCCGCGCAATACCCGGTCAGGGCCACGGGAATCAGTACTATCCCGGCGTGCAATGGGATGTACGTGATTCCGCATGGCGCTACATTACCGTACTCGATTTGCCCTTTTCACTGGTGTTTGACACGCTGCTATTGCCGCTGGATGCGCATCATGGCCCGTACGAATAA
- a CDS encoding MysB family protein, whose protein sequence is MADSELNYYSTLAEAIDAAREEFIANNPDVDEDDLNVQQFNVQKYVLQDGDIAWQAEFFADEEQPGECLPLFSGEAAQSVFDGDFDEIEISQEWLEENTLHEWDEGEFQLEPPLDTEEGQTAADEWDER, encoded by the coding sequence ATGGCCGATTCTGAACTGAACTATTACTCTACGCTGGCCGAAGCCATTGATGCGGCTCGCGAAGAGTTCATCGCCAATAATCCGGATGTCGATGAAGACGATCTCAATGTGCAACAGTTCAATGTCCAGAAATACGTATTGCAGGATGGCGATATTGCGTGGCAGGCAGAATTTTTCGCTGACGAAGAGCAGCCAGGTGAATGCCTGCCGCTGTTCAGCGGTGAAGCGGCGCAAAGTGTGTTTGATGGCGACTTCGACGAAATCGAAATCAGCCAGGAGTGGTTAGAGGAGAACACGCTGCACGAATGGGACGAAGGCGAATTCCAGCTCGAACCGCCGCTGGATACCGAAGAGGGTCAAACCGCGGCGGATGAGTGGGACGAGCGTTGA